From Choristoneura fumiferana chromosome 7, NRCan_CFum_1, whole genome shotgun sequence, the proteins below share one genomic window:
- the LOC141429766 gene encoding uncharacterized protein isoform X1: MSISFAASLRTKLKLKNDDKVAVILPNMPEYPCALLGVLEAGCIASLMNPAYTAHDLKHQLSKVDCKAIIASKLSYASIKEALSALKINIPIILTDNDDLPEGAIKFAEFAEDFNVNTDCLKSVKRGPNDVAILPFSSGTTGFPKGVVIDHKSAVAMNMQIADPNIVAIKETTATYQSVLPAILPFFHIFGFNALMVNQMYFGVKLVTMPYFKPDLFLQTLTKFKANVLFLVPPMVVFLGKHPAVTPAHMETVHSIISGAAPISSDDAAAIVTKNKNLVFRQGYGLTETNGCITIGRKDDTNHASVGHVIASSEVKIADLQTHEALGPGEEGEIWFRSPNLMRGYYKDEEATKEVMTADGWFKTGDIGKYDENKYLYVTDRMKELIKVKGFQVAPAELEAIIRAHPKIADCAVVGVPDPITGELPKAFIVPLPNQTVSSEEIMEFVNSKVVSFKKITEVQTIEAIPKNPAGKILRKDLKAKYC; the protein is encoded by the exons ATGTCCATATCGTTCGCGGCTTCACTCAGGACAAAATTGAAACTGAAGAATGATGATAAGGTTGCGGTAATTCTGCCGAATATGCCGGAATACCCTTGTGCGCTGTTGGGCGTACTGGAAGCAGGCTGTATAGCTTCCTTGATGAACCCCGCTTACACAGCCC ATGATTTGAAACACCAACTCAGCAAAGTGGATTGCAAAGCGATCATCGCCTCAAAATTGTCCTACGCCAGTATAAAAGAAGCGTTGAGCGCTTTAAAAATCAACATTCCAATAATTCTAACAGACAATGACGACCTGCCAGAAGGTGCAATCAAGTTCGCAGAGTTTGCAGAAGACTTCAATGTAAACACGGACTGTTTAAAGTCTGTGAAGCGCGGTCCTAATGACGTGGCCATACTGCCTTTCTCTAGTGGTACCACTGGCTTCCCTAAAGGTGTTGTTATTGACCACAAAAGCGCAGTTGCTATGAATATGCAAATCGCTGATCCTAATATAGTAGCTATCAAAGAAACTACTG cGACATACCAGTCCGTTTTACCGGCGATCCTGCCGTTCTTCCACATCTTCGGTTTCAACGCTCTGATGGTGAACCAAATGTACTTCGGTGTGAAGTTAGTCACAATGCCATACTTCAAACCGGACTTATTCCTTCAAACGCTCACCAAGTTCAAGGCGAATGTGCTGTTTTTGGTTCCTCCTATGG TGGTATTCTTGGGCAAGCATCCGGCCGTGACTCCTGCGCACATGGAAACAGTCCACAGTATCATATCCGGCGCCGCGCCCATCTCAAGTGACGACGCCGCCGCTATCGTCACGAAAAAC AAAAACCTGGTGTTCCGCCAAGGATACGGCTTGACAGAAACCAATGGATGCATTACGATCGGCCGCAAGGATGACACGAACCATGCATCCGTTGGACACGTTATCGCCAGCTCGGAAGTCAAGATCGCTGATCTGCAGACTCACGAGGCTTTGGGACCTGGAGAG GAAGGTGAAATCTGGTTCCGCAGTCCAAACCTGATGCGGGGATATTACAAAGACGAGGAGGCCACCAAAGAGGTGATGACAGCAGACGGCTGGTTCAAGACTGGTGACATTGGCAAATACGAtgagaataaatatttgtacgtCACTGACAGGATGAAAGAGTTGATTAAG GTCAAAGGATTCCAGGTAGCTCCAGCAGAATTAGAAGCCATAATCCGTGCCCATCCTAAAATTGCCGATTGTGCCGTGGTCGGCGTACCGGACCCCATCACTGGGGAACTCCCCAAAGCCTTCATAGTGCCCCTACCGAACCAAACCGTGAGCTCGGAAGAAATCATGGAATTCGTAAACAGCAAAGTAGTTTCTTTTAAGAAAATAACAGAGGTGCAGACTATCGAAGCGATACCCAAGAATCCGGCTGGAAAGATTCTGAGGAAGGATTTGAAAGCTAAGTATTGTTAG